A segment of the Bacillus sp. es.034 genome:
CACTAATAAAAATAACTGGATTCCTTTACGAAGAAAATTCGCTGCCGCAATTTTCCCCATCCGCTGAATCCCCATGAAATATCCTCTTGTAATCGAAGTGAAGGCCACAATCGGGATCACAATCAGGACGAGCCAGCGAATCCCCGGGTGATACCCTTGAAATAGAGGAGTCCAAGCATACACCATCACCATGATCAATAACAGAATGCATGTCGTGACCACTGCAAACCTGAAAGCATAGTGTAGCATTCCCCTATGGTATCTTTCCTCCTTTTCTGCAAAGAATTTGGAAAGGCTGATAGGCAATTCCATGCTCGATAAAATGACGATCAGGAACACCGACGGCAGAATCGACATGTATGTGCCAAGCCCTGCTTCCCCAAGCTCACGGGCCAGGATCATATTAATTACAAACTCCAGACATTCCCCTAAGAATGCCGTCACCACCAACACCAATGTACCCCTTAAAAACAGACTCATACGCTTGTACCCTGCCTTTATGTAAGATGGTCTATTCTATGATGGTTGTCCGGGGAATATGAGGCGGGGTGTGGATGGGTCATAGTTCTCGTCTTTATTTTCATTCCTAATAAGAAAAAGCAGCCCCCAAAAGGACTGCTTTCCAACTAGCGGATCATAAAAGTGGCAATCGAATGCAATGGAAGAGTCGTAGTGAAAATCCCCTCACCGCATGCAAGGGAAATCTCTTCCTCCCGGTCATTCGCATTCATCACAATAACGACGATCTCCCCGTCTGGATTTTCAAAGGAAGTTGCCGAGACAGCCTCATTGGAAATTTGACATCCGATACGTCTTGCTCCCTCTTTGGTATATTTGCTGAAATGCCCGATGTAATAGTACGAGCTGTTGTACCGGACCTCGTCATTCACAGTGTCGACGATCACCGGTGCATCGCAGTAATTCCCGACATGATTCGGTCCGCCTTCTTCGTTCAATACCATATTCCAATCGATCCACGCTTCAAGATAATTGTTCAAATCACCGATGATATTACGGCCATAGCGTTCACCAGTATCCCAGGCGCCGGGTCTGACCCCGCCTTCGATGCATCCTTCTGTAAAGATCAAATGCTTATCAGGGAAGTCATGATGCACTTTAGAGAGATTTTCAAACTCCTCTGAAACGTACCAGTGGACACCAGTTCCCCACACATACTTAGCCGCTTCGGAATCCGAAAGGACGGCCTTGGCACGTTCATGGATCACATCACGATTATGATCCCAGATGATGACCTTCACATCCCCATGGCCATGTTTCTCGAGGGACGGACCTAGATGATTTTTTATGAAGTCCCGTTCTTCTTCTCCCGTGTACAGGCATGAATCCCACACCTGCTTCGCTTCGGGTTCATTCTGGATCGTCAATCCCCAGATCCCGATCCCCTCTTCCTCCATCGCCTCTATGTACTTCGAGTAGTAGTCTGCCCATATGGATTGAAACTCGGGCAATAGTTTTCCTCCGTTGTTCATTTCACCGTTCGTTTTCATCCATGAAGGAGGACTCCACGGTGAAGCGACGATGGAAAGGTCCCCTCCAGCCACTTCCTTTGCTTCCTGGATAAGAGGTATCACAAGCTTCTTCTCCCGATCGATGGAGAAGCTCTCTAACGAAGTATCTCCATCTTCCACATACGTATAGTTCCCTAATGAAAAGTCACAGCTGTTGATGTGGGTCCGGCCGAAGCGGTAACCAAGTCCTTCTGCCGGATCGAAATAGCGGTGGATGATCTCTTTCCTTTTTTCCGGGCTGATGAGGGAAAGGCTGTGAGCCGCCGCTTCGGTGAATGCCCCGCCAAATCCCAGCATTTCCTGATATTTGCGCTCCGGATCGAGTTGGATGTGAGTAGAAGCACGCCCTCCAGAAAAAGAAACCGGTTCTTTTTCAGAGAACCGATCTCCTGTTTCTTTGGCTGTCAAAATCACCTTCATATTCATTGCGTTACTTCCTCAGCATTGGTATGAAGACCATGCTTCTGTTTATGATCCCGTATGACTTCAGCATAGCGGAACGCACTGTCTTTCCAGATCCGCTCCTGCGTATCGAAGTCGATATAGAGGATGCCGAAACGCTTATCATACCCGAAGCTCCACTCGAAGTTATCCATCAATGACCATAGATAATATCCTTGAATGTTCATGCCTTCTTCATTGAGGTCGGAAACCGCTTGAAGATGCAGATTCAAGTAGTTGACGCGTTCGTGATCATGTACTCTTCCATTTTCAAGAACATCGTCATAGGCCGCTCCGTTTTCCGTGATATAGATTGGCAGATCCGTATAATCTTGTCTCAGGCGACGGATGAGGTCCTTGAATTCATTCGGCGCGATGTCCCAGCCCATGCCTGTTTTTTCATAATCGGAATAAGCTCCCTTATGCATGAAATCATTGGCGGCACTGAACTCGACGATCCCGCGGCTGTAATAGTTGATCCCGAAGAAATCACATTCCGTTGAAATCAGTTCCATATCCCCTTCTTTTATAAAGTCATAAGAATGGACATATTTTGAGAATAAATTCATCATATCTTTTGGATATTCACCCTTGAATACGGGATCAAGGAACCAGCGATTCGAATATCCGTCCGCGTTGTTCGCAGCAAGAAGATCATTCACTGAATCCGTTTTTGGATACACCGGTGACAGGTTCAACGTGATGCCGATGTCGGTTTCAGATTTGAATTCTTTCTTCAGCAGTTCAACCGCTTTTCCGTGAGAGAGAAGCATATGGTGGGCCGCTTTCACTGCTTCATCCAGATTGGTATGACCCGGTGCATGGACCCCTTGATGGTAGCCAAGGAACCCTGCACACCAAGGTTCATTATGGGTGATCCATGAATCAACGACCCCATCAAGTTCCGTGAAGCAAGCTCTTGCGTAGTCCATGAACCATTCTACAGATTCACGGTTGACCCATCCTCCTTCTTCATGGGCCCACATCGGAAGATCCCAGTGATACAGTGTCACAGCAGGCTTGATTCCTTCTTCTTGAAGTCTTGCCGCCAATTTTTTATAAAAGTCCATCCCTTCCTGATTGTACTTCCCCTTCTCAGGA
Coding sequences within it:
- a CDS encoding GH1 family beta-glucosidase, encoding MKFDQTFTFGTATSSYQIEGAHNEGGRTPSIWDMFCDIPGKVYKQHNGNVACDHYHRFEEDIQHIKRLGVDTYRFSIAWPRIFPEKGKYNQEGMDFYKKLAARLQEEGIKPAVTLYHWDLPMWAHEEGGWVNRESVEWFMDYARACFTELDGVVDSWITHNEPWCAGFLGYHQGVHAPGHTNLDEAVKAAHHMLLSHGKAVELLKKEFKSETDIGITLNLSPVYPKTDSVNDLLAANNADGYSNRWFLDPVFKGEYPKDMMNLFSKYVHSYDFIKEGDMELISTECDFFGINYYSRGIVEFSAANDFMHKGAYSDYEKTGMGWDIAPNEFKDLIRRLRQDYTDLPIYITENGAAYDDVLENGRVHDHERVNYLNLHLQAVSDLNEEGMNIQGYYLWSLMDNFEWSFGYDKRFGILYIDFDTQERIWKDSAFRYAEVIRDHKQKHGLHTNAEEVTQ
- a CDS encoding glycoside hydrolase family 30 protein; the encoded protein is MNMKVILTAKETGDRFSEKEPVSFSGGRASTHIQLDPERKYQEMLGFGGAFTEAAAHSLSLISPEKRKEIIHRYFDPAEGLGYRFGRTHINSCDFSLGNYTYVEDGDTSLESFSIDREKKLVIPLIQEAKEVAGGDLSIVASPWSPPSWMKTNGEMNNGGKLLPEFQSIWADYYSKYIEAMEEEGIGIWGLTIQNEPEAKQVWDSCLYTGEEERDFIKNHLGPSLEKHGHGDVKVIIWDHNRDVIHERAKAVLSDSEAAKYVWGTGVHWYVSEEFENLSKVHHDFPDKHLIFTEGCIEGGVRPGAWDTGERYGRNIIGDLNNYLEAWIDWNMVLNEEGGPNHVGNYCDAPVIVDTVNDEVRYNSSYYYIGHFSKYTKEGARRIGCQISNEAVSATSFENPDGEIVVIVMNANDREEEISLACGEGIFTTTLPLHSIATFMIR